Proteins co-encoded in one Melospiza melodia melodia isolate bMelMel2 chromosome 8, bMelMel2.pri, whole genome shotgun sequence genomic window:
- the BOLL gene encoding protein boule-like, with the protein MQTESLPSCPNTVSPVRLNNLIGSPRFGTVTPNRVFVGGIDFKTNENDLKKFFAQYGSVTEVKIINDRAGVSKGYGFVTFETQEEAQKILQDAKKLNYKDKKLNIGPAIRKQVRSPNARSAVTPQAGTMYATTAVSPEAGTMYLTTSSGYPYVYHNGVAYFHTSEVSPVQQPWPSRSVSSSPVMVAPPVYQSPTYHYQAPTQCLSSQWQWSVPQSPTSSPPLLYLQPSEVFYQPIGINQEGGCISPPLLMEAAVPELYSDHGVQTLHHQPYVQSHIAMPAASFLCG; encoded by the exons ATGCAAACAGAATCTTTACCTTCATGTCCCAACACTGTGTCACCAGTGAGGTTAAACAATCTGATCGGTTCTCCAAGGTTCGGAACAGTCACTCCAAATCGTGTCTTTGTTGGAGGAATTGATTTTAAG ACTAATGAAAATGACCTGAAGAAGTTTTTTGCTCAGTATGGCAGTGTGACAGAAGTGAAGATAATAAATGACAGAGCTGGAGTGTCAAAGGG GTATGGCTTTGTTACATTTGAAACCCAAGAAGAGGCACAGAAGATTTTGCAAGAT GCTAAAAAGCTCAACTATAAGGATAAGAAATTGAATATTGGACCAGCAATAAGAAAACAAGTGCGGAGCCCTAATGCTC gttctgctgtgaCACCACAAGCTGGTACAATGTATGCCACTACTGCTGTATCACCAGAAGCTGGTACAATGTACTTGACCACTTCCAGTGGATATCCATATGTTTACCATAATGGAGTGGCTTATTTTCATACATCTGAAGTCTCTCCTGTTCAGCAGCCATGGCCA TCTCGCTCTGTTTCCAGTTCACCTGTGATGGTTGCTCCACCAGTTTATCAGTCTCCTACGTACCATTATCAG GCACCAACACAGTGTCTTTCAAGTCAGTGGCAGTGGTCTGTTCCACAG TCTCCTACCTCTTCACCTCCACTCCTGTACCTGCAACCATCTGAAGTCTTTTATCAGCCAATAGGAATTAACCAGGAAGGTGGATGTATATCTCCACCTCTCCTAATGGAAGCTGCAGTTCCTGAG CTGTATTCTGATCATGGAGTTCAAACCCTACATCACCAGCCCTATGTCCAGAGTCACATAGCCATGCCTGCAGCT TCCTTCCTGTGTGGCTGA